GCAGCTTCTCTTCAATATTAACGTCTCCGTAGAGATAAAAATAACTATTGGACGGATGATAATAGTTGCTGTGCGCCTTGAGAAACTGCTCATAGGTTAGCGCAGGAATTTCCTGTGGATCTCCACCTGAAGAATGACGGTAAATCGTGTCCGGATACAATGACTTTTTGATTCTATCCATCAATACCGTAGTCGGCGAGGAATATGAACCTTTCATCTCGTTGTAAACCACGCCTTTATAGATTAACTCATCTTCGGGATGCTGAAGCTCGTAATGCCAGCCCTCTTGCTCAAAAATTTCTTGTTGCTTATAAATATTCGGTTGAAAAACACTATCCAGATAAACCTCCACCAAATTAGAGAAGTCCTGATCGTTCCGGCTCGCTACTGGATACATCGTCTTATCCCCAAACGTAAATGCGTTCAGGAACGTCTGCATCGAGCCTTTCAGTAATTCTACAAAAGGTTCCTTGACCGGATATTTCTCTGAACCACATAATACGGAATGCTCCAAAATATGAAAGACCCCCGTACTATCTTCAGGCGGGGTCCTGAAGCTTACACTAAATACCTTGTTGTCATCCTGATTCTGCACGAACAGCAGCCTGGCGCCGCTCTTCAGATGTTCCAGCGTGAATACGTTGGATTCGTTCTCCGGGATAAATTCCTCATTAACAACCTGAAATCCATAATAAGTGTTCCCTGTGATCAAACGGCTCATAGATTTCCCTCCTCTGTTTAGGGATATGATAACTCTACATGAGCTTATCATATCCCTGGGCGATTATTCCATCAGTAGAAGGTCTCCGGGATTAATTTCTGGTTCACATAAAACAAGACCACGCCAGTATAATTACTGACAAAGCCTTGTTTTATTTCAAATGATCTTTTAATATTGCTCCGAGTTCAGCTGTGTATTTAGTCAACCTTAAGCTTATCTCTGTACGCATAACATCTCGAGTTAAACCAAAGCGTTCCTGATATCCTCGGCAAAAGATTTTGTAATACACCAAGAATTCCTCCTGTTCATCTGCCAGCACCCTGATATTCCGCTGTTTCAGCTCTTTTTGCAGCCGATAAGTATCCTGCATGATCCGGCGTTGAATGGCTTGACCAGCCATCAAATAGGCACGTTTAAGAATATTGCTGGAGGGCTCGATCTCCTTCAGACTCTTGCTAACCATAGTATCTATATAAGGAAGCAAAATGAGGTCTCGAACCATCGTACGTTCCTCCATAGTTATCATTTTATCTGGGTTCTCACGCTGCTGTTCCTCATACTGCTCAACATGCTCGGTCATGATCATTTTCGTTTTCCAGCGTTCATTACCCTCAAGTTTACTCATTTATAGTGACCTCCAATCTGTTCAGCTCTTTCTAAGGCAACACCGGATTCAAGCATAGATGAAGCTCTGATTAGAGCTTTACTGCCATAACGAGCTTTTATTTGATCGATTGCACGTTCTTTGTTGTAAGCCCGAACCCTGTCATCAAAGAGTGTAAGTTGGATGACGCTATCATCTGATAGGTTAGTCAAGGAAATCGCTAATCGACCTATGGGAAGGCCCGACCAGTTGTCTGCAAATAATTTTTGCGCAGCAGCAGCTACTTCGTGTGTTAGTGATGTAGGTTCGGGCATTGTCATCTGACGCTCGTAAGCATTTGAACGCTCTCCGTCCGTCTCTAAAACTGAAATAGATACTACCGATCCCATATAACCATACCGCCGCGCTCGCTGGCATACTTCAATGACGAGCTCAAGCAGCACAACCTCAATATCCGTATGCCTGGTGTATAAATTCCAGCGCAAAGCCTTACCATGTCCCACTGATTTGATTTGATGACGCATTCCTGTGACCACTGGACTAGGATCTAGCCCGCGCGCAGTTTGCCAATAATATTCCGCTTGAATATCACTTTGCTTACCCATGGTAGTTCGCATTCGTCGCTTAAATTCTGACAGTTCCATTCGTGCAATATCTCCAATTGTGGATATACCCATACGCCAAAAATTCTTGGTCATTCTAGCCGCTACCATAAACATATCCTGCACGGGAAGTTTCCAAAGGGTCGTCTCTAATTGATCAAAAGTCAGTTCGTAAATTCCATCCTTCATCTTTTTGGCGTAGTTATCTGTCGCCATCTTTGCCATAACCTTAGTAGATCCAATACCTACCCGAGTCCAGACTCCCGTCGAAAGTAAAACATGGTGCTGAATTTTATGAATCATATCCTGCAGCGATCCTCCGAAATATGCAAGAGATCCTGTGACATCCAGAAACTGCTCATCGATACTGTAGGGTTCTACCAGGTCGGTGTATGTTCGATAAATCTCTGATATCAAGAGAGATACTTTAATGTAAGTCCCCATACGGGGACGTATTACGATTAGTTCTGGGCATTTTGCTAAAGCTTCACCTACACGCGAAGCCGTTGTTACACCCTTTGCTTTTGCAAGCGGGCAGGCCGCCAACACAATACCGTTCATTCTTGTTGGATCCCCCACTGCAACAGGTTTATCTCGATATTCAGGGTGGGCAGCTTTCTCGACAGAGGCGTAAAATGCCTGGCAATCAGACAGTAGAATGACGCGATTCTTAGGCATGACGTTGTTCCTGCACGGGCTGCCATGAAAGAATATTTGCTGCCAAGAACATGCGAGGCGTTCCTGTAGTCAGACAACTTGCTCGTATGCGTCCGTCACGGATACTGTGTATTTCAATTTTCCGCTGGCTGATATTTCTCGCCTTATCCTGATATATAATTTCAATTATTTGGCCGATGCTGATTTGCATGCGATCGCCTCCATAAAAATAAGAACATTTGTTTGTATTATATGCGTAATCGGGAATTTTAAGCAACAAAAAAGGTGAGGTAATTTCCCCCACCATACTGGATCTGATTTTTTTAAAGCTGAGAATAATCTAATCCAGACCGAACGAGATCACAGTTCATTAGAGTGCATCCATGTGCTATAAAAAATGAGTATCTAAACCTGCATATTCAACAGAGATTGAACAGACAACGAAAAAAGTTTACACTTTGATAGAGTAAACAACAGTAGTAAATTATTGATCTGTACTCAAAAGCTTTTTCTAGAAAGGAATTTTGCTAATGTTCCGTTCCTCCTACACCTTTCGCTCGGAAGAAGAAGCTTCCATGCTTCTGTTTGATTCTATCGGTTGGGAACAACTCGATTCACCTGCCTACTCCTTCAACGGCCAGAACCGGACGGAGAGAAGTTGTGTTATTTTTCAGTACACATTATCGGGAGAGGGTAGAATTGAAATAGATGGGGTTGTTCATCGGTTAACGAAGGGCAAAGCTTTTCTAGTGACTGTCCCCAGCATACACAGGTATTATTATCCGGAAGAAGGCACCGAGCCTTGGGAAGTTTTATGGCTCAATCTACGGGGGCCTTTAGCGATTTCACTTTGGAACCAACTCGCTGCTCATTGCGGTCCAATTGTAGAACTCCCCCAAGAATCGGTTTCGATAGATTTATTGTGGAGTACATTCAAGGACATTCAGGTTCATGAAGAAAGAGATTTGCATCTTTTAACGGGAAAAGTCTTTCAGTGGATCTTGTCCATGGAGAAATACCTCAAGAAACCAAATTTGTTAACCACCTATATAAAAAATGACAAGCTTCACGCCGCTATTCAATTCATGAAGGATGATCTGCATAATAATAATCTAAGCTTAGACGATGTTGCCGCTCATGTTGGTGTTTCCAAACATCATCTTTGCAGACTGTTTCAAAAAAACATCAATCTTTCACCCTTTGAGTATTTAAAAAGACGGCGGATCGAGTTGGCAGCTTCCAAGCTTAAAACAACAGATTTGAGTATCAACCAGATTGCGACGGAAAGCGGATTTGATAATGCCAGCTACTTCGGAAAGGTTTTCCGGTCCTATTTTGGGGTCAATCCTTCGACTTACCGCGAACAGGATCTAGCGTTCCAAACCAAACATGTATTTTTCGAAAATTGATCCATATAACAAAGGAGCAAGCCAGTGGCTTACTCCTTTTCTTATTAAACCTCTTTGAGTACAAATAATAAGCTTTTGAAATCGCCCTCAAGCTGTGGAAGTGAGAGTCCGAAGTGCATCAGCTCATCCCCTCTGTACACTTCACCGTTAAGCTCAAGTTTGTAGTTCTTAGCTGGGTCGAGTCCTTTCAACCGCAATCTACGGAGAGGTGCATTAGGCTCGGCCAGAACTCTGAAGTACGTGGCAAAAGCTTCTTTTTTATCATCCGAAACAAACATCCACGCAGTCTGATTCCCCTCAAATGGACTAAGCAGTCGATAGAAATCACCGAACTGAATCAGCATTCTCAGTTCCTTGTACTCAGAAACCTGTTTCCGGATATCCTCCCGCTCATCATCAGTTAGCTTGGTCATATCTAGTTCGTAGCCAAAGTTACCAGACATCGCAACATGACCGCGTGTTTCGAGTGGTGTGATACGGTGCACCTGATGGTTAGGAACAGCCGATACGTGAGCACACATAGAGCTTGCAGGATACACCATGCTTGTTCCGTATTGGATCTTCAATCTTTCAATCGCGTCCGAATCATCACTGGTCCAGGTCTGTGGCATATAGTACAGCATTCCCGGATCATATCGTCCGCCGCCGCCGGAGCAGCTTTCGAATAAAATATGAGGGAAACGGGTGACGATACGCTCCAGCACATCATAAAGTCCAAGAATATAGCGGTGAGCCGTTTCGCGTTGACGTTCCGCTGGCAGAAGAGCAGATCCAATCTCCGTCATATTCCGGTTCATATCCCATTTCACATAAGTAATCGGAGCCGATGACAGCACGGAGCTAACCGAATCTACGATATAATCACATACATCCTTACGGGATAAATCCAGAACAAGCTGCTGGCGAGCTAACGTTCTTTTGTGACCTGGTACATGAAGACACCAATCCGGATGCTCGCGATAAAGATCGCTTTCTGGCGACACCATTTCCGGTTCGAACCATAATCCGAACTCCATGCCCATTGCCGTAATGTCTTCCCCGAGTTTTCCGAGACCCTCTGGAAGCTTGCGGCGATCCTCTACCCAATCTCCGAGGGAGCTATCATCATTGTCTCGTTTCCCAAACCAGCCGTCATCTAAGACAAACAGTTCAAGGCCAAGATCTTTACCTGCTTGAGCAATTTCTTTGATTTTATCTGCGTTGAAATTAAAATAGGTCGCTTCCCAGTTGTTGATGAGAATAGGGCGCTTCCGATCACGGAATTCACCTCTGCATAACCGGGTCCGGTACAGACGGTGATATGTTCTTGATAATCCGCCAAGGCCTTGGCTGGATCTTACCAGCACTGCTTCAGGAGCCTGGAAGGATTCTCCCGGTTCAAGCAACCATTGAAAATTAAACGGTTGAATGCCGATGCCCACTCTGGAAATACCGTATGGATCCACTTCTGCTTGCGCAAGAAAGCTTCCGCTGTACACAAGGCTGAACCCGTATACTTCACCGTGGTCCTCTGTTGCATCTTTTGCAAGCAAAGCCATAAAAGGATTCTGCGTGGAGCTACTAGCGCCGCGCTTACTGTCAATTCGTTGGATACCAGGCACGAGTGGTCTTTTGTGGATATGACGTTCTCTTGTCCAAGTACCAGATAATTGCAGCATGTCATAATCAGAATCATGGAAGTCAACATTTGCGCTTAACACACGCTTCAGCACCACATTGTCCTTACCTTGATTCTCAATCCGTACAGAACGTGTGATCACATCCTGATTATTAAACACGGTGTAGCTCAATACAGCAATCAGCCCGCTTTTGTCATCTTGAAGAAAAAGTTCCAGTGTCTCTGCTTCTTCTTCACTTTCAACATAAGTGGAAGGCAATCCCTTTAACTCAGGCTTCCCTTTATTGATCTTATAGCTCTTATAAAGGAAATCCGTAACGGTCGTACCATCTACCAAATGAACCTCAAGCGCTGGTTCCCGGAAATCACCATTCCCATAAGACGGAAATTCACTCGGAATAGTGTCGAGGGAGATTCTCTTGTCCTCCATTGTGTAGGTCGGGCTAAAAGAGCAACGTTCCACCAAATTCAGCGGTTGCACTATTCCTTCTAATTTAGGACCCCAATAGACATGCGCTGGAAGCTCACCTCTAACGACTTCAATAACGTAGCTGGACTGCTCAGACTGTAAATGAAACACCTTGCGGCTGTCATCATAATAAATGCTCATAATATCCTCCTACTCTTCTTATCAGATCTTGTTGTAATATAACTGACTTAATTTATCTTGTTGTTTGAAGTCTATTTTAAAGATAATTGGAAGGGGATACAATCTTAATATCTATACCTTAAGTAGTAAAATATTGATCTATAAAAAATTCAATTTCATGTTATTAAGCTTTGCAGAACAATAAATGATTATTAGCGGCTATAGTAAAAAAAATACATAAAAAAAGAGGCCCCAAGATAAGGGCCTACTTCCTGTGAATCTTCCTAATTAAATATCAAATACGGAACGTACAGTAAGCTGTGCACGAAGTTCTTCCACCGTAGCCGGCTTGTCGAGATCTTTTTTAGCGATGGTAATGGTCCTAGTTGTACCACCCGACATATCAAAATAGTTGTCGCTGAAGATGGCATCTCTCTCCTTGAAGTCTAGGCCGACAAAACGAGCATACGTCTTAGCCTTCACGGTAATGACAAATTTTTCTTCTTCCTCGGTAAGCATAGCTTCAAGCTCAGGGTCAACGAAGCTAAAATGCTTCGGCTTCACAAACAGGACCGTGCCGCCACTCTTTGTCTCGCTCTCTACCTCAAAAGAATATTCCAGATAAGTCTCACGTTTCTTCCCTTTCGTATCCAGTATGTGGCCGAAATCAAGCTGTTCGAACTCAGCAGTACTTAACGCGGCAATCTCCACTGGCTTTGTGCCTTCCAGCAAGACCTCCGATGTCGTAGTAAGCAGTCTCCAACTCAGTTCACCAATAACTTGTTCTCTGCTTTCGTTAGAGACATGAAGGAAGACCTTCGTTCCTTCGTCATGGGCAGAAACAAGAATCGGCGCGAAGAAATGTTTAGCCGCATAATGCATAGCCTTCCACCGGCCATAATAATCGATACTGGACCAAGAAGCTACCGGCCAGCAGTCATTCAACTGCCAGTACAATGCACCCATGCAGCGACCTCTATGTCTACGCCAGTGCTCAACGCCGCAACGCATCCCTTCTGCTTGGATCAGCTGTGAGGCATACAATACAGAATCAAAATCTTTCGGATATTTGTAGGTCTCCCCAATATAATAGAGAATTTTCTCATTCCCGGTATTGTTCTTCTGATGGGACTCCATGACATAAGAGAAGATATTGCGATCCTCCGGCAGCGTGAACGACTCGATGGTCTTCAGGCCCGGAAACGACTGTAACCCGAATTCAGACATATAGCGCGGATATAGCTTCCGGTAATCGGTAAACGGTTCTTTCCCATGCCAGACCCCCCAGTAATGCATATCTCCGTAATTCTCGTCATTCGGCTTGTCAAAGCTCCCCTTGGAGGATGGTGAAGCACGCCAATAGAAGGTATTCGGATCAATTTCTTTAGCGATTGCCGGTAGAAGCACCTCATATTGCTTAATATAATCTGCCTTAAGCTGCAGTGAGTAATGCTTCTCCCAGTCCCATTCGTCCCAAGCCAGCTCCTGCTCGTTGTTGCCGCACCACAAGCCTAGCGAAGCATGATGGCGAAGACGTTTCATGTTATCGATGGTCTCGTGAGTGATATTCTCCTCGAAGGCTTCCGTCAGAGCATAAATGCCGCAGGCATACAGATGATCCTGCCAGACAATGAGGCCATATTCATCGCACAGATCATAGAAATAGTCATCCGGATAATACCCGCCACCCCATACGCGAATCGTATTGAAATTGGCAGCGACACAGCTTTGGAGCAAGCGATCCGTGCGCTCCCTAGTTACGCGAGGTAGAAGATTATCTTCCAGAATATAGTCGGCACCTGTAGAGAAAATAAGCACACCGTTGACTTCAAAAGCAAACGACTCTCCCCACTGATCTTCTTCCTGCTTCACAGTAATGGTTCTAAGTCCAATCCGCAATTCTCTACGATCTAACTCCTGCGCCTTTTCCTCAATTACAACCTCTACGTTATACAGTGGCTGAGCACCGAGATTATTCGGCCACCACAGCTCTGGCTCCATAATTTCCAGTGCAATATGATGATCCGTTCCAATCATTTCAGACACACGATGCTCAATGCACAGACCCGCTGGTGTGTGAACTTTAACCACAATTTCTCGATCAGCCGCTTGCCAGCTCTCTGTTCTAACTCGAACATCCAGCATGACCTTATCCTTCTCATGGAATTGAGTAATATAAACATCATCAAGGCGAGCACTGTTGTAACCCTGAATAGAGAGACTACGCCAGATTCCTAGATCGGGTAACTTTGGACCCCAGTCCCAGCCGAACATGGAGTGCGCTTTGCGCAGATGAGATATCCCCTCTACCGCATCCGCACATCCACTAAGCGGCAACTCCGCTTGCTTTCTTAGGGTAAATTCTACCGGGGAGCGAAAAATAGCATGAATGATATTTTCTCCGGGTATCAATACAGACTTAATATCCACTTCATAGGTCCGGTGCATATTGTCACTGTTCAGAATATTAGTTCCATTCAGAGAAAGCTCACAAAGCGTATCGAGCCCTTCACACAGCAGAAATACTCGGTCATGCTCTAGTACGCCTGCTTCCAGCTGAAAACTACGCTTATATTCGTAATCGTAATTGGACAGTTCCAGAACCTCATACTCCTGCTCGCGGTAGAACGGATCTGGCATTTCACCTGCATTCAACAAATCATGGTAGACAGAGCCTGGCACGTTGGCTTCCAGCCATTTCGGTTCATGAAGCCGTTTCATTTCCCATTTTCCGTTTAGATTGACAAGTTGCATATTTTCGCCTCCACAAATGTGCTATTTTGACTTCTTGTATAAAAATTTTAACAATAATATGTATACATTTCTTCTATTGTGTTCGCAAAAATAGTGTGCTATTTTAACATAACTAACACTGGAGGAAAAACATGATCAAATACACTGAGGCAAGCCATATAAACCCCGAATTGCTAGCTGATCCCTTCTGGGTAGAATCTCTGAGTCAGGTATCCCCAGAACATACGCATGATTTTTATGAATTTTTCATACTCACTGAAGGCCGGTGCCGACATATCGTCAACGGGGCTGCCCAGCTTCTTCAATCTGGCTGCCTTGTCTTCATCCGGCCCGATGATACCCATCGCTATGAAGCTGACGGGGATAACGATTGCCGCTTTCTGAACATTCCCTGCCGAAAAAGCCTCA
This genomic stretch from Paenibacillus sp. FSL H7-0737 harbors:
- a CDS encoding DNA polymerase IV; the protein is MPKNRVILLSDCQAFYASVEKAAHPEYRDKPVAVGDPTRMNGIVLAACPLAKAKGVTTASRVGEALAKCPELIVIRPRMGTYIKVSLLISEIYRTYTDLVEPYSIDEQFLDVTGSLAYFGGSLQDMIHKIQHHVLLSTGVWTRVGIGSTKVMAKMATDNYAKKMKDGIYELTFDQLETTLWKLPVQDMFMVAARMTKNFWRMGISTIGDIARMELSEFKRRMRTTMGKQSDIQAEYYWQTARGLDPSPVVTGMRHQIKSVGHGKALRWNLYTRHTDIEVVLLELVIEVCQRARRYGYMGSVVSISVLETDGERSNAYERQMTMPEPTSLTHEVAAAAQKLFADNWSGLPIGRLAISLTNLSDDSVIQLTLFDDRVRAYNKERAIDQIKARYGSKALIRASSMLESGVALERAEQIGGHYK
- a CDS encoding helix-turn-helix transcriptional regulator, producing MFRSSYTFRSEEEASMLLFDSIGWEQLDSPAYSFNGQNRTERSCVIFQYTLSGEGRIEIDGVVHRLTKGKAFLVTVPSIHRYYYPEEGTEPWEVLWLNLRGPLAISLWNQLAAHCGPIVELPQESVSIDLLWSTFKDIQVHEERDLHLLTGKVFQWILSMEKYLKKPNLLTTYIKNDKLHAAIQFMKDDLHNNNLSLDDVAAHVGVSKHHLCRLFQKNINLSPFEYLKRRRIELAASKLKTTDLSINQIATESGFDNASYFGKVFRSYFGVNPSTYREQDLAFQTKHVFFEN
- a CDS encoding alpha-galactosidase; the protein is MSIYYDDSRKVFHLQSEQSSYVIEVVRGELPAHVYWGPKLEGIVQPLNLVERCSFSPTYTMEDKRISLDTIPSEFPSYGNGDFREPALEVHLVDGTTVTDFLYKSYKINKGKPELKGLPSTYVESEEEAETLELFLQDDKSGLIAVLSYTVFNNQDVITRSVRIENQGKDNVVLKRVLSANVDFHDSDYDMLQLSGTWTRERHIHKRPLVPGIQRIDSKRGASSSTQNPFMALLAKDATEDHGEVYGFSLVYSGSFLAQAEVDPYGISRVGIGIQPFNFQWLLEPGESFQAPEAVLVRSSQGLGGLSRTYHRLYRTRLCRGEFRDRKRPILINNWEATYFNFNADKIKEIAQAGKDLGLELFVLDDGWFGKRDNDDSSLGDWVEDRRKLPEGLGKLGEDITAMGMEFGLWFEPEMVSPESDLYREHPDWCLHVPGHKRTLARQQLVLDLSRKDVCDYIVDSVSSVLSSAPITYVKWDMNRNMTEIGSALLPAERQRETAHRYILGLYDVLERIVTRFPHILFESCSGGGGRYDPGMLYYMPQTWTSDDSDAIERLKIQYGTSMVYPASSMCAHVSAVPNHQVHRITPLETRGHVAMSGNFGYELDMTKLTDDEREDIRKQVSEYKELRMLIQFGDFYRLLSPFEGNQTAWMFVSDDKKEAFATYFRVLAEPNAPLRRLRLKGLDPAKNYKLELNGEVYRGDELMHFGLSLPQLEGDFKSLLFVLKEV
- a CDS encoding beta-mannosidase; translated protein: MQLVNLNGKWEMKRLHEPKWLEANVPGSVYHDLLNAGEMPDPFYREQEYEVLELSNYDYEYKRSFQLEAGVLEHDRVFLLCEGLDTLCELSLNGTNILNSDNMHRTYEVDIKSVLIPGENIIHAIFRSPVEFTLRKQAELPLSGCADAVEGISHLRKAHSMFGWDWGPKLPDLGIWRSLSIQGYNSARLDDVYITQFHEKDKVMLDVRVRTESWQAADREIVVKVHTPAGLCIEHRVSEMIGTDHHIALEIMEPELWWPNNLGAQPLYNVEVVIEEKAQELDRRELRIGLRTITVKQEEDQWGESFAFEVNGVLIFSTGADYILEDNLLPRVTRERTDRLLQSCVAANFNTIRVWGGGYYPDDYFYDLCDEYGLIVWQDHLYACGIYALTEAFEENITHETIDNMKRLRHHASLGLWCGNNEQELAWDEWDWEKHYSLQLKADYIKQYEVLLPAIAKEIDPNTFYWRASPSSKGSFDKPNDENYGDMHYWGVWHGKEPFTDYRKLYPRYMSEFGLQSFPGLKTIESFTLPEDRNIFSYVMESHQKNNTGNEKILYYIGETYKYPKDFDSVLYASQLIQAEGMRCGVEHWRRHRGRCMGALYWQLNDCWPVASWSSIDYYGRWKAMHYAAKHFFAPILVSAHDEGTKVFLHVSNESREQVIGELSWRLLTTTSEVLLEGTKPVEIAALSTAEFEQLDFGHILDTKGKKRETYLEYSFEVESETKSGGTVLFVKPKHFSFVDPELEAMLTEEEEKFVITVKAKTYARFVGLDFKERDAIFSDNYFDMSGGTTRTITIAKKDLDKPATVEELRAQLTVRSVFDI